One region of Streptomyces leeuwenhoekii genomic DNA includes:
- a CDS encoding GH1 family beta-glucosidase: MSESAAPYALDLAAFPADFTWGTATSAYQIEGAVAEDGRAPSIWDTFSHTPGRVDNDDHGDIACDHYHRWPEDIALMKELGTDGYRMSVAWPRVLPGGDGPVNAAGLDFYDRLVDGLLAAGITPSVTLYHWDLPQALQDRGGWTERDTAEHLAAYASVVAGRLGDRVTRWATLNEPLCSGWIGHLEGRMAPGLTDLTAAVRASYHLLLAHGLAVQAVRAAAPGAQVGLVTNHSTVEPATARPEDAAAAARLDGHTNRWWLDPVYGRGFPADMRELYGVELPERPGDLEVMASPTDWHGLNYYFPSVVVDDPEGPVPYVREIKVPGVPRSGMDWPVDAAGLEGMLMRLTDDYGVRRIYVTENGSAYPDTVAPDGTVHDPERTRYLEDHLAACARALRKGAPLAGYYAWSLLDNFEWAYGYDKRFGLVHVDYASQKRTMKSSGRRYAEIIRAHRDSVSAAP, encoded by the coding sequence GTGTCCGAATCCGCAGCCCCGTACGCCCTCGACCTCGCGGCCTTCCCGGCCGACTTCACCTGGGGCACCGCGACCTCCGCCTACCAGATCGAGGGCGCGGTGGCCGAGGACGGCCGCGCCCCGTCCATCTGGGACACCTTCAGCCACACACCCGGCCGGGTGGACAACGACGACCACGGCGACATCGCCTGCGACCACTACCACCGCTGGCCCGAGGACATCGCCCTGATGAAGGAACTCGGCACCGACGGCTACCGCATGTCCGTGGCCTGGCCCCGGGTGCTGCCCGGCGGCGACGGTCCCGTCAACGCCGCGGGCCTCGACTTCTACGACCGGCTCGTCGACGGCCTGCTCGCCGCCGGCATCACCCCGTCCGTCACCCTCTACCACTGGGACCTGCCGCAGGCCCTCCAGGACCGCGGCGGCTGGACCGAGCGCGACACCGCCGAACACCTCGCCGCCTACGCCTCCGTCGTCGCCGGCCGGCTCGGCGACCGGGTCACCCGGTGGGCCACGCTCAACGAGCCGCTGTGCTCCGGCTGGATCGGCCACCTGGAGGGCCGGATGGCCCCCGGCCTCACCGACCTCACCGCGGCCGTCCGCGCCTCGTACCACCTGCTGCTCGCCCACGGCCTGGCCGTACAGGCGGTGCGCGCCGCAGCGCCCGGCGCGCAGGTCGGCCTGGTCACCAACCACTCCACCGTCGAACCGGCCACCGCCCGTCCCGAGGACGCCGCCGCGGCCGCCCGCCTCGACGGCCACACCAACCGCTGGTGGCTCGACCCCGTCTACGGCCGCGGCTTCCCCGCCGACATGCGCGAGCTGTACGGCGTCGAGCTTCCCGAACGGCCCGGCGACCTGGAGGTGATGGCGTCCCCGACCGACTGGCACGGCCTCAACTACTACTTCCCGTCCGTCGTCGTCGACGACCCGGAGGGGCCCGTGCCCTACGTCCGTGAGATCAAGGTGCCCGGTGTACCCCGCTCCGGTATGGACTGGCCGGTCGACGCCGCCGGCCTGGAGGGCATGCTGATGCGGCTCACCGACGACTACGGGGTGCGCCGCATCTACGTCACCGAGAACGGCTCCGCCTACCCGGACACCGTCGCCCCCGACGGCACCGTCCACGATCCCGAGCGCACCCGCTACCTGGAGGACCACCTGGCCGCCTGCGCCCGCGCCCTGCGCAAGGGCGCTCCGCTGGCGGGCTACTACGCCTGGTCCCTGTTGGACAACTTCGAGTGGGCGTACGGCTACGACAAGCGCTTCGGGCTGGTGCACGTGGACTACGCGAGCCAGAAGCGCACCATGAAGAGCAGCGGACGCCGCTACGCGGAGATCATCCGCGCCCACCGGGACTCCGTGTCCGCCGCCCCCTGA
- a CDS encoding LacI family DNA-binding transcriptional regulator, whose amino-acid sequence MSKRGPTLEDVAREAGVSRATVSRVVNGVRNVDPRIQDVVRRAISRTGYTPNQAARSLVTRRTGAVALVFSAVGEAFTARVFTDPFFGRVVDGAVGFLRERSVQPVLLVAESEQARGQVTQYLRQGAADGALVVSLDADDPLPAMLVAASVPTVLFGRPPGRLRAGYVGLDNAAGARLAAGHLLARGRRRLATIGAPGSAPAARDRLDGFRAALAEAGITDVPVVRGRFTVESGREAMARLLREHPGLDGVFAANDLMAQGACQYLREQGLAVPGDIAVVGFDDSRAATECRPGLTTVRQPVEEMAAAMARLLVEQLRGGTDDCSRTLFEPVLVVRESA is encoded by the coding sequence GTGAGCAAGAGGGGACCGACCCTGGAGGACGTCGCACGTGAGGCCGGAGTCTCCCGTGCGACGGTGTCGCGCGTGGTCAACGGCGTGCGCAATGTCGACCCGCGGATCCAGGACGTGGTGCGCCGGGCGATCAGCCGCACCGGCTACACCCCCAACCAGGCCGCCCGCTCGCTGGTGACCCGCCGCACGGGCGCGGTGGCGCTGGTGTTCTCCGCGGTGGGCGAAGCGTTCACCGCGCGCGTCTTCACCGACCCCTTCTTCGGACGGGTGGTGGACGGGGCGGTGGGTTTCCTGCGCGAGCGGAGCGTCCAGCCGGTCCTGCTGGTCGCCGAGTCCGAGCAGGCAAGGGGCCAGGTCACGCAGTACTTGCGGCAGGGCGCCGCCGACGGCGCGCTGGTGGTCTCCCTCGACGCGGACGACCCGCTGCCGGCGATGCTGGTGGCAGCGAGTGTTCCGACGGTGCTCTTCGGCCGCCCGCCCGGCCGGCTGCGCGCGGGGTACGTCGGCCTCGACAACGCCGCGGGCGCCCGGCTCGCCGCCGGGCACCTCCTCGCCCGCGGTCGGCGGCGGCTCGCCACCATCGGCGCGCCCGGCTCCGCCCCGGCCGCCCGGGACCGCCTCGACGGCTTCCGCGCGGCGCTGGCCGAGGCGGGGATCACCGACGTCCCCGTGGTCCGGGGGCGGTTCACCGTCGAGAGCGGCCGGGAGGCGATGGCCCGGCTGCTGCGGGAGCACCCCGGGCTGGACGGGGTGTTCGCCGCCAACGACCTGATGGCGCAGGGCGCGTGCCAGTACCTGCGGGAACAGGGGTTGGCCGTGCCCGGCGACATCGCCGTGGTGGGCTTCGACGACTCCCGGGCCGCCACGGAGTGCCGGCCCGGACTGACCACGGTGCGCCAGCCGGTGGAGGAGATGGCCGCGGCTATGGCCCGGTTGCTGGTCGAACAGCTCCGGGGCGGCACCGACGACTGCTCCCGCACACTGTTCGAGCCGGTGCTGGTGGTGCGCGAGTCGGCCTGA
- a CDS encoding discoidin domain-containing protein encodes MTSVGTPPAFRRFNPAARRATAGALVSSLVGALLALVPAAPATAAETLLSQGRPATASSAEGAAFAASAAVDGNLTGTRWASQWSDNQWLQVDLGRTTAISRVVLTWEAAYGKAYDIQLSDNGSDWRTVKSVTAGDGGTDDITVSGTGRYVRLQGITRATGYGYSLWEFQVYGGTGDTPQLPGGGDLGPNVHVIDPSTPDIQGKLDAVFKQQESAQFGSGRHAFLFKPGTYNNLNAQIGFYTQIAGLGLKPDDTLINGDVTVDAGWFNGNATQNFWRGAENLAVNPVNGTNRWAVSQASSFRRMHVKGGLNLAPNGYGWASGGYIADSKIDGQVGNYSQQQWYTRDSAIGGWSNSVWNQVFSGVEGAPANSFPEPRYTTLATTPVSREKPFLYLDGNEYKVFAPAKRTGARGTTWASGTPQGQSIPLSRFYVVKPGATAATINQALAQGLHLLFTPGVYHVDRTIEINRPDTIVLGLGLATIIPDNGVTALRVADVDGVRLAGFLIDAGTVNSPTLLEVGPQNASADHSANPTTVQDVYIRIGGAGAGKATTSMVVNSDDTIIDHTWVWRADHGDGVGWETNRADYGVRVNGDDVLATGLFVEHFNKYDVEWYGERGRTIFFQNEKAYDAPNQAAIQNGTTKGYAAYRVDDSVNTHEGWGMGSYCYYNVDPTIRQDHGFKAPVKPGVKFHSLLTVSLGGNGHFEHVINDTGAPTQGTETVPSTVVSYP; translated from the coding sequence ATGACTTCAGTCGGGACACCGCCGGCCTTCCGGCGATTCAACCCGGCCGCCAGACGTGCCACCGCGGGCGCCCTGGTCTCGTCCCTGGTCGGCGCGCTGCTCGCGCTCGTCCCCGCCGCCCCGGCCACGGCCGCCGAGACCCTGCTGTCCCAGGGCAGGCCCGCCACCGCGTCGTCGGCAGAGGGCGCGGCGTTCGCCGCCTCGGCCGCCGTGGACGGCAACCTCACCGGCACCCGCTGGGCCAGCCAGTGGAGCGACAACCAATGGCTCCAGGTCGACCTCGGCCGGACCACCGCCATCAGCCGCGTGGTGCTGACCTGGGAAGCGGCCTACGGCAAGGCCTACGACATCCAGCTCTCCGACAACGGCAGCGACTGGCGCACCGTCAAGTCCGTCACCGCCGGAGACGGCGGCACGGACGACATCACCGTCTCCGGCACCGGCCGCTACGTCCGCCTCCAGGGCATCACCCGCGCCACCGGCTACGGCTACTCCCTCTGGGAGTTCCAGGTCTACGGCGGCACCGGCGACACCCCCCAGCTCCCCGGCGGCGGCGACCTCGGCCCCAATGTGCACGTGATCGACCCCTCCACCCCCGACATCCAGGGAAAGCTGGACGCGGTCTTCAAACAGCAGGAGTCCGCGCAGTTCGGCTCCGGCCGGCACGCGTTCCTGTTCAAGCCGGGCACCTACAACAACCTCAACGCCCAGATCGGCTTCTACACCCAGATCGCGGGCCTCGGCCTGAAGCCCGACGACACCCTCATCAACGGTGACGTCACCGTCGACGCGGGCTGGTTCAACGGCAACGCCACCCAGAACTTCTGGCGCGGCGCCGAGAACCTCGCGGTCAACCCGGTCAACGGCACCAACCGGTGGGCGGTCTCCCAGGCGTCCTCCTTCCGCCGGATGCACGTCAAGGGCGGCCTCAACCTCGCCCCGAACGGCTACGGCTGGGCCAGCGGCGGCTACATCGCCGACTCCAAGATCGACGGCCAGGTCGGCAACTACTCCCAGCAGCAGTGGTACACACGGGACAGCGCCATCGGCGGCTGGTCCAACTCCGTGTGGAACCAGGTCTTCTCCGGCGTCGAGGGCGCCCCGGCCAACAGCTTCCCCGAGCCGCGCTACACCACCCTCGCCACCACCCCGGTCTCGCGCGAGAAGCCGTTCCTCTACCTCGACGGCAACGAGTACAAGGTCTTCGCCCCCGCCAAGCGCACGGGCGCCCGCGGCACCACGTGGGCGAGCGGCACCCCGCAGGGGCAGTCGATCCCGCTGAGCCGCTTCTACGTCGTCAAGCCCGGTGCCACCGCCGCCACCATCAACCAGGCACTCGCCCAGGGCCTGCACCTGCTGTTCACGCCCGGCGTCTACCACGTGGACCGGACGATCGAGATCAACCGGCCCGACACCATCGTGCTCGGCCTGGGCCTGGCCACCATCATCCCGGACAACGGCGTGACCGCCCTGCGGGTCGCCGACGTCGACGGCGTACGCCTCGCGGGCTTCCTGATCGACGCCGGAACGGTCAACTCGCCGACCCTGCTGGAGGTCGGCCCGCAGAACGCGTCCGCCGACCACTCCGCGAACCCCACGACCGTCCAGGACGTATACATCCGCATCGGCGGCGCGGGCGCCGGCAAGGCCACCACCAGCATGGTCGTCAACAGCGACGACACGATCATCGACCACACCTGGGTGTGGCGCGCCGACCACGGCGACGGCGTCGGCTGGGAGACCAACCGGGCCGACTACGGCGTCCGCGTCAACGGCGACGACGTGCTGGCCACCGGCCTGTTCGTGGAGCACTTCAACAAGTACGACGTCGAGTGGTACGGCGAGCGCGGCCGCACCATCTTCTTCCAGAACGAGAAGGCGTACGACGCCCCTAACCAGGCCGCCATCCAGAACGGCACCACCAAGGGCTACGCCGCCTACCGGGTCGACGACTCGGTGAACACCCATGAGGGCTGGGGCATGGGCAGCTACTGCTACTACAACGTCGACCCGACGATCCGCCAGGACCATGGATTCAAAGCGCCGGTCAAGCCCGGCGTGAAGTTCCACAGCCTGCTCACCGTCTCGCTCGGCGGCAACGGCCACTTCGAGCACGTCATCAACGACACGGGTGCGCCGACCCAGGGCACCGAGACCGTCCCCTCGACGGTCGTCTCCTACCCCTGA
- a CDS encoding carbohydrate ABC transporter permease — translation MTITVASRHDKSGPGTKRRQDRPGAKRTTRRSGRLRHISLPYLLLLPALLLELLVHLVPMLMGIVMSFKELTQFYISNWSEAPWAGLDNFRMAVDFNAPVGESLLKSFLTTCLFTVCSVGLCWLIGTAAAIFLQERFRGRGLLRTLFLVPYALPVYAAVITWVFMFQRDNGLVNHVLHDQLGIGDNPAFWLVGDNAFWALLTVSVWKGWPFAFLTLMAGLQNIPRDMYEAAALDGAGVWKQLRHITLPSLRPVNQVLVLVLFLWTFNDFNTPFVLFGKAAPESADLISLHIYQSSFQTWNFGTGSAMSVLLLLFLLVVTGVYLLVTSRGKKVKARA, via the coding sequence ATGACCATCACCGTCGCATCCCGCCACGACAAGTCCGGGCCGGGGACGAAGCGGCGGCAGGACCGCCCCGGAGCCAAGCGGACCACGCGCCGCTCCGGGCGGCTGCGCCACATCTCCCTGCCCTACCTGCTCCTCCTGCCCGCCCTCCTCCTCGAACTCCTCGTCCATCTCGTGCCGATGCTCATGGGCATCGTCATGAGCTTCAAGGAGCTGACCCAGTTCTACATCTCCAACTGGTCCGAGGCGCCCTGGGCCGGTCTCGACAACTTCCGGATGGCCGTCGACTTCAATGCCCCCGTCGGCGAGTCGCTGCTGAAGTCGTTCCTGACCACCTGCCTGTTCACCGTCTGCTCGGTGGGCCTGTGCTGGCTGATCGGGACCGCCGCCGCCATCTTCCTCCAGGAGAGGTTCCGCGGCCGCGGCCTGCTGCGCACCCTCTTCCTCGTCCCGTACGCGCTGCCCGTCTACGCCGCCGTCATCACCTGGGTGTTCATGTTCCAGCGCGACAACGGCCTGGTGAACCACGTCCTCCACGACCAGCTCGGCATCGGTGACAATCCCGCCTTCTGGCTCGTCGGCGACAACGCGTTCTGGGCGCTGCTGACCGTCTCGGTGTGGAAGGGCTGGCCGTTCGCCTTCCTCACCCTGATGGCCGGGCTGCAGAACATCCCCCGGGACATGTACGAGGCCGCGGCCCTCGACGGGGCGGGCGTCTGGAAGCAGCTCCGGCACATCACCCTGCCCTCGCTGCGGCCCGTCAACCAGGTGCTCGTGCTGGTGCTGTTCCTGTGGACGTTCAACGACTTCAACACGCCGTTCGTGCTGTTCGGCAAGGCGGCCCCCGAATCCGCCGACCTGATCTCCCTGCACATCTACCAGTCCTCGTTCCAGACCTGGAACTTCGGCACCGGCTCGGCCATGTCCGTCCTGCTGCTGCTGTTCCTGCTCGTCGTGACCGGCGTCTACCTGCTGGTCACCAGCCGGGGAAAGAAGGTGAAGGCCCGTGCCTGA
- a CDS encoding ABC transporter substrate-binding protein, with product MRRFRAAVTGAITLSLALAVSACGGGSATGGGGDGSPKTLTYWASNQGANIEVDKKVLQPELDKFEKQTGIKVKLEVVPWSDLLNRILTATSSGQGPDVLNIGNTWSASLQASGALLPWDEKNFDKIGGKDRFVESALGSTGVQGQDPAAVPLYSMAYALYYNKKLFAEAGIAKPPATWDELVAAGKKLTAKGKNGIGVEGSNLSNNIHQVFVLGKQHGADFFTPEGKPDFTSDGAVAAVKQYVDLMAQHKIVAPGNAEYAQNQSLSDFSKGKTGMVLWQTASATFKAQGMKDEDWGVAPAPVRSGKPGPGKATNSMVAGINMGVFKNTDNRDGALKFVKFMTSDAEQKILNKAYGSIPPVKSAQSDPAFSAPAVAVLRDTLATSAAALPQVPEESQFETVVGTAVKELFADAAAGRAVTEQSVREKLEKAQQQMPKK from the coding sequence ATGCGCAGATTCAGAGCCGCAGTCACCGGTGCCATCACCTTGTCCCTCGCGCTCGCTGTCTCGGCCTGCGGGGGCGGCTCCGCGACCGGCGGAGGCGGTGACGGCTCGCCGAAGACCCTGACGTACTGGGCCTCCAACCAGGGCGCGAACATCGAGGTCGACAAGAAGGTGCTCCAGCCGGAGCTCGACAAGTTCGAGAAGCAGACCGGCATCAAGGTGAAACTGGAGGTCGTGCCCTGGTCGGACCTGCTGAACCGGATCCTCACCGCCACCTCCTCCGGCCAGGGCCCCGACGTCCTGAACATCGGCAACACATGGTCGGCCTCGCTCCAGGCGAGCGGTGCCCTGCTGCCCTGGGACGAGAAGAACTTCGACAAGATCGGCGGCAAGGACCGCTTCGTGGAGTCCGCGCTCGGCTCCACCGGAGTCCAGGGGCAGGACCCGGCCGCCGTGCCGCTGTACTCGATGGCGTACGCCCTCTACTACAACAAGAAGCTGTTCGCCGAGGCGGGGATAGCGAAGCCGCCGGCCACCTGGGACGAACTGGTCGCCGCGGGCAAGAAGCTCACCGCGAAGGGCAAGAACGGCATCGGCGTCGAGGGCTCCAACCTCTCCAACAACATCCACCAGGTGTTCGTCCTCGGCAAGCAGCACGGCGCCGACTTCTTCACCCCCGAGGGCAAGCCGGACTTCACCTCCGACGGCGCGGTCGCCGCGGTCAAGCAGTACGTCGACCTGATGGCACAGCACAAGATCGTCGCTCCGGGCAACGCCGAGTACGCCCAGAACCAGTCGCTGAGCGACTTCTCCAAGGGCAAGACCGGCATGGTGCTGTGGCAGACCGCCTCCGCCACCTTCAAGGCCCAGGGCATGAAGGACGAGGACTGGGGCGTCGCCCCCGCCCCCGTCCGGTCCGGGAAGCCGGGCCCGGGCAAGGCCACCAACTCGATGGTCGCCGGCATCAACATGGGCGTGTTCAAGAACACCGACAACCGCGACGGCGCGCTGAAGTTCGTGAAGTTCATGACCAGCGACGCGGAGCAGAAGATCCTCAACAAGGCGTACGGCTCCATCCCGCCGGTCAAGAGCGCCCAGTCCGACCCGGCTTTCAGCGCCCCGGCCGTCGCCGTGCTGCGCGACACCCTCGCCACCAGCGCCGCCGCCCTGCCACAGGTCCCCGAGGAGTCCCAGTTCGAGACCGTCGTCGGCACCGCCGTCAAGGAACTGTTCGCCGACGCCGCCGCCGGACGGGCCGTGACCGAGCAGTCGGTGCGCGAGAAGCTCGAGAAGGCCCAGCAGCAGATGCCGAAGAAGTAG
- a CDS encoding carbohydrate ABC transporter permease, translated as MAAPPSFLWTRRIFLTVLTIFVLLPVYVMLSSSLKPLEDVSDKFQWIPSGLTLRPYADIWETVPLADYFVNSLIVSGAATVCSVVIAVFAAYAVSRYDFRGKRVFTVTVLSTQMFPGILFLLPLFLIYVNIGSATGIALFGSRGGLILTYLTFSLPFSIWMLIGYFDSIPRDLDEAAKVDGCGPIGALFRVIVPAAVPGIIAVAVYAFMTAWGEVLFASVMTNDTTRTLAVGLQGYSTLNDVYWNQIMAASLVVSVPVVAGFLLLQRYLVAGLTAGAVK; from the coding sequence ATGGCCGCCCCGCCGTCCTTCCTGTGGACCCGGCGGATCTTCCTCACCGTCCTGACGATCTTCGTCCTGCTGCCGGTGTATGTGATGCTCTCCAGCTCGCTCAAGCCGCTGGAGGACGTCTCGGACAAGTTCCAGTGGATCCCCTCCGGGCTCACGCTCCGGCCGTACGCCGACATCTGGGAGACCGTCCCGCTGGCGGACTACTTCGTCAACTCCCTGATCGTCTCGGGCGCCGCCACCGTCTGCTCGGTGGTCATCGCGGTGTTCGCCGCCTACGCCGTCAGCCGCTACGACTTCCGCGGCAAGCGGGTCTTCACGGTCACGGTCCTGTCGACGCAGATGTTCCCCGGCATCCTCTTCCTGCTGCCGCTGTTCCTCATCTACGTCAACATCGGAAGCGCCACCGGCATCGCCCTGTTCGGCTCGCGGGGCGGTCTGATCCTCACCTATCTGACCTTCTCGCTGCCGTTCTCCATCTGGATGCTCATCGGATACTTCGACTCCATCCCGCGCGACCTGGACGAGGCCGCCAAGGTCGACGGGTGCGGCCCGATCGGCGCGCTGTTCCGGGTGATCGTCCCGGCGGCCGTGCCCGGCATCATCGCGGTCGCCGTGTACGCCTTCATGACCGCCTGGGGCGAAGTCCTCTTCGCCTCCGTGATGACCAACGACACCACCCGCACCCTCGCCGTCGGCCTCCAGGGCTACTCCACGCTGAACGACGTGTACTGGAACCAGATCATGGCCGCCTCCCTGGTGGTGAGCGTGCCCGTGGTCGCCGGATTCCTGCTCCTGCAGCGCTATCTGGTCGCCGGCCTGACCGCCGGCGCCGTGAAATAG
- a CDS encoding maleylacetate reductase — translation MRFTHETLGQRVVFASGEAPAAVAAEVAALGARRVMLIAAPARAALADRVGADLPVAVRHDEVVMHVPVEVAERARQAAAAGSVDALVCVGGGSTTGLAKAVALTTGLPIVAVPTTYAGSEATNIWGLTAGEVKTTGVDARVLPRSIVYDASLMLSLPVETSVASGLNALAHCVDSLWGPRVDPIDQALAGEGIRALALGLPAVAADPTGPEGREQTLYGAYLAAVAFASAGSGMHHKICHVLGGMFDLPHAQTHAVVLPHVLAFNAPSAPDAERRIAQALGSPTAGAGLAALRKVLRAPRALRDHGMPEDGIARAVAPVLAAVPGDNPTPVTEENITALLRAAWEGSEPA, via the coding sequence GTGCGGTTCACCCATGAGACGCTGGGACAGCGCGTCGTCTTCGCCTCCGGTGAGGCGCCCGCCGCGGTGGCGGCCGAGGTGGCCGCACTGGGCGCACGGCGCGTCATGCTCATCGCCGCGCCGGCGCGGGCCGCCCTCGCCGATCGCGTCGGTGCGGACCTGCCGGTGGCGGTGCGCCACGACGAGGTCGTCATGCACGTCCCGGTGGAGGTGGCCGAGCGTGCCCGGCAGGCCGCGGCGGCGGGCTCGGTGGACGCGCTCGTGTGTGTCGGCGGCGGCTCGACGACCGGCCTGGCCAAGGCGGTGGCGCTGACGACCGGTCTGCCGATCGTGGCGGTCCCCACCACCTACGCCGGTTCGGAGGCGACGAACATCTGGGGCCTCACCGCGGGCGAGGTGAAGACCACCGGTGTCGACGCCCGGGTCCTGCCGCGCTCGATCGTGTACGACGCCTCGCTGATGCTGAGCCTGCCGGTGGAGACGTCCGTGGCCAGCGGCCTCAACGCGCTGGCGCACTGCGTCGACTCCCTGTGGGGGCCGCGGGTCGACCCGATCGACCAGGCCCTGGCCGGTGAGGGCATCCGCGCGCTGGCCCTCGGACTGCCTGCCGTGGCCGCCGATCCGACCGGCCCGGAGGGACGCGAGCAGACGCTGTACGGCGCCTATCTGGCCGCCGTCGCCTTCGCGTCGGCCGGCTCGGGGATGCACCACAAGATCTGTCATGTGCTCGGCGGGATGTTCGACCTCCCGCACGCCCAGACCCACGCGGTGGTGCTGCCGCACGTACTGGCCTTCAACGCCCCCTCCGCGCCCGACGCCGAACGGCGCATCGCCCAGGCCCTCGGGAGCCCGACCGCGGGCGCGGGCCTCGCCGCGCTGCGCAAGGTGCTCCGCGCGCCGCGCGCGCTGCGCGACCACGGCATGCCCGAGGACGGCATCGCCCGCGCGGTGGCGCCCGTCCTCGCCGCCGTCCCCGGCGACAACCCCACTCCAGTGACCGAGGAGAACATCACCGCGCTGCTGCGCGCAGCCTGGGAAGGAAGTGAACCGGCGTGA
- a CDS encoding intradiol ring-cleavage dioxygenase, whose protein sequence is MTRTPTRAIPPEQSAREEELTARVQASFDSCGDPRLKELMQALVKHLHAFLREVRLTEEEWNKAIEFLTAVGHTTDDERQEFILLSDTLGASMQTIAINNEVRGDATEATVFGPFFVEGSPRIEPGGDMSFGAPGEPCWVEGTVSDLDGNPVPGARIEVWEADEAGFYDVQYGDGRVAARAHLFSEADGGYRFWGVTPTPYPIPYDGPVGKMLEATGRSPMRASHLHFMVEAPGCRTLVTHIFVRGDELLDSDTVFGVKESLIKDFERRPPGTPTPDGRVVDGTWTKVRFDIVLAPADARG, encoded by the coding sequence GTGACCCGCACGCCCACCCGCGCCATCCCGCCGGAGCAGAGCGCCCGCGAGGAAGAGCTGACCGCACGCGTTCAGGCATCGTTCGACTCCTGCGGGGACCCCCGCCTGAAGGAGCTGATGCAGGCGCTCGTCAAGCACCTCCACGCCTTCCTGCGCGAGGTCCGCCTCACCGAGGAGGAGTGGAACAAGGCCATCGAGTTCCTCACCGCCGTCGGGCACACCACGGACGACGAGCGCCAGGAGTTCATCCTGCTCTCGGACACCCTCGGGGCGTCGATGCAGACCATCGCGATCAACAACGAGGTCCGCGGCGACGCCACCGAGGCCACGGTCTTCGGTCCCTTCTTCGTCGAGGGATCTCCCCGGATCGAGCCGGGCGGGGACATGTCCTTCGGTGCCCCCGGCGAGCCGTGCTGGGTCGAGGGGACCGTTTCCGACCTCGACGGCAACCCGGTTCCCGGGGCGAGGATCGAGGTCTGGGAAGCGGACGAGGCCGGCTTCTACGACGTGCAGTACGGCGACGGCCGGGTCGCGGCCCGGGCGCACCTGTTCAGCGAGGCCGACGGCGGCTATCGCTTCTGGGGCGTCACACCGACGCCGTACCCCATCCCGTACGACGGGCCCGTGGGGAAGATGCTGGAGGCGACCGGCCGCTCGCCGATGCGGGCCTCGCACCTCCACTTCATGGTCGAGGCACCGGGGTGCAGGACCCTCGTGACCCACATCTTCGTCCGGGGCGACGAGCTGCTCGACTCGGACACCGTCTTCGGCGTCAAGGAGTCACTGATCAAGGACTTCGAGCGCCGGCCGCCCGGCACGCCGACGCCCGACGGACGCGTCGTCGACGGTACCTGGACGAAAGTCCGCTTCGACATCGTGCTCGCACCGGCCGACGCGCGGGGGTAG